TTCGGACTCGTGAGTCCGGTGTTTGAAGACGCTTGGCAATACTTTACCTTGATCGCCCCACGCTGGCTAGTGCCGCAGCTATCGGCGGGCACCGGCCAGCGAGGATCTGAAAAAGGCGAACTCGGCGTCGCCCAGCGTGTCCAGCACCCCATCGCGATTGTGCGACTTGACGTTCGACAAGTAGTAGAACTCGTGCGGCACCGTGTGCTCCACCAGTACCCGGTGCAGGGCCTCGCAACGCGGCGCCAGCCAGTTTTCGTTTTCGACGTGGCAGACGATCCGGATCAGCGTGCGGTCGCGCAGCGCGTCGGCGTTCTTGGCGGCCAGCGTGAAGGGGTCGTTCTGGCGGAAATAGTCCAGGTCGCTTCCCATGACCGTCGGAAACAACTTCGACCAGGCGCGGGCGGGAAGCGGCTGAGTCAGCTCCGGATCGAGCAACGGCGGCGCCTGAATGGAGATCACGCCAAACACTTCCGGGAACTTAAACCCCAAGTGCGCGGCGCCGAAACCGCCCATCGAAAAACCTTCCACCGCGCGCCCGTCGCGCGAGGCGATCGTCCGGTACGTCGCGTCCACGTGCGGTACCAGATCGTTGATCGTCACCGACTCCACCGGGTACTTGCCGTCTCGCGAGTCGCAATACATCGTGGCGCCACGCAGGCCGTTGGGCATCACGGCGATCATCGGCGCCGTCCGCCCGGAGCGGACCGCTTTGTCGAGCCGCCCGACGATTTCGGCGCCGTCTCGGCGCGGCGTGCCGCCGCTGGCGTGCAAGTAGTAGAGCACCGGGTAGCGTTGGTCGGGATTCTCT
The DNA window shown above is from Pirellulales bacterium and carries:
- a CDS encoding alpha/beta hydrolase-fold protein, yielding MGGDVSYVVYLPPGYEENPDQRYPVLYYLHASGGTPRRDGAEIVGRLDKAVRSGRTAPMIAVMPNGLRGATMYCDSRDGKYPVESVTINDLVPHVDATYRTIASRDGRAVEGFSMGGFGAAHLGFKFPEVFGVISIQAPPLLDPELTQPLPARAWSKLFPTVMGSDLDYFRQNDPFTLAAKNADALRDRTLIRIVCHVENENWLAPRCEALHRVLVEHTVPHEFYYLSNVKSHNRDGVLDTLGDAEFAFFRSSLAGARR